One genomic region from Gossypium hirsutum isolate 1008001.06 chromosome D13, Gossypium_hirsutum_v2.1, whole genome shotgun sequence encodes:
- the LOC107919652 gene encoding transcription factor PRE6 encodes MSGRRSGSGVSSISDDQITHLVFKLQQLIPELCARRSHKASASKVLQETSDYIRNLHKEVEDLSDRLSQLLASIDTDNDQAAIVRSLLM; translated from the exons ATGTCAGGCAGAAGATCAGGTTCAGGTGTTTCCAGCATCAGCGATGATCAAATCACCCATCTTGTATTCAAGTTGCAACAGCTTATCCCTGAGCTTTGTGCAAGGCGCTCCCACAAG gcATCAGCTTCCAAGGTCTTACAGGAGACTTCCGATTATATAAGAAACTTACACAAAGAGGTAGAGGACCTAAGCGACCGCTTATCCCAGCTGTTAGCTTCCATAGACACTGATAACGACCAAGCAGCCATTGTCAGGAGTTTActtatgtaa